CACGTGAGCTGCCCCTCCTCGGTCCGCGGCCGCAGGCAGCCGTCTGTAGCGAGTGCTACGCTACCGGATGTAGCAGCTGCTACAAAGTCCTGCGCCCGCCCGAGGAAACCCGCTCATGATCGTCGCCGTCCTGCTCCTGCTCGTCGCCATCGCCACCGAGGTCGGCGCCACCGCGGCGCTGCCGCGCACCCAGGGGTTCCACCACCCGGGCTGGACCGCGATCGTGCTGGCGGGGTACGCCGTGTCGATCTGGCTGCTCGCCATCGTGGTGCGCCACATCCCGGTGTCGGTGACCTACGCCATCTGGGCCGGCCTGGGCACGGCCGCCATCGCCGTGGTCGGCGTGGTGGTGCTCGGCGAGAGCTGGGACCTGACCAAGGTGACCGCGCTGGGCCTCATCATCTCGGGCGTGGTGCTGCTCAACCTGCAGGGCGCCCACTGACACCGGTGCCCCGCCCCCGGCTCAGCGGATGGTGCGCAGGCCGGCCTTGACCAGGGCGGCGTGCAGCCGGACCGAGAGCACGGCCAGCTCGTCGATGGCCTGGGCGGCGCGGCCCTCGGCCCCGGCCTCGCGGCCGTGGCGCATCGGGGAGACGACCTGCTCCATCAGCCCGATCTCGCGGTCGGCGGCGGTCTTGAAGGCGCGCAGGTGACGCGGCTCCAGGCCGAAGGCCGACAGCTCGCCCGCGACCTTGGCGATCACCAGGGCGTCGGCGTCGTAGTGCTTGGAGCCCGTGCGGGGGCGCACCAGGCCGTAGGTCTCGAGCTGGTCGAGCAGCTCCTCGGTGATGTCGGCCGTCTTGACCAGCTCGCGCCGCGAGATCCGCACGTCGGAGTGGCCGCTGAGCAGCGACTCGACCCCGGGGGCCGGGTTGGCGAGCAGCGAGGTCGGGATGCTGGGCGACCCGCTGGTCGCCGGCGGCTCCAGGCCGCGGTCGAGCGCCTCCAGGTGCTCCTTGATGACCTTGAGCGGCAGGTAGTGCTCGCGCTGCGCCCGGATGATGTAGCGCAGCTTCTCCATGTCGTCGGTGGAGTACTTGCGGTAGCCCGAGGGCGTCCGCTCGGGCTCGACGAGCCCTTCGTTCTCCAGGTGCCGGATCTTCGACTCCTTGATGTCGACGTCCGGGAACTCCGCCTTGAGGTCGGCGACCGCCTGACCGATGGTGATGCGGGCTGCCTGCCGCACGTTCAGCCGACCTGGGCGTCGCTGGCGAAGAAGCTGAGCCGGAACTTGCCGATCCGCACCTCGTCGCCGTTCTGGAGGACGACCTCGTCCACGCGGTCGCCGTTGAGGTAGGTGCCGTTGAGGCTGCCGACGTCGTGGACGCGGAAGCCCTCCGGGGTGCGCCGGAACTCCACGTGGCGGCGCGAGACCGTGATGTCGTCGAGGAAGATGTCGCTCTCCGGGTGGCGCCCCACCGTCGAGAGGTCGGTGTCGAGGAGGTAGCGGCTGCCGGCACCGGGCCCGCGCTGCACCACGAGCAGCGCGCTGCCGGCGGGCAGGGCGTCGACCGCGGCCGCGTCGGCCGGGGCCAGCGAGGCCCGCTCGTCGTCGACCGGCTTGGCCAGGCCGCCGAAGGTGATGGTCGCGGTGGAGTCGGAGGCGGGCACCTCACCGCCCGCGGGGGCGCCGGACTGCGGCGCCGCGGCGGCGAGCGGGGTGCCGCACTGCGAGCAGAAGCGCGCGGTGGCGGGGTTGTCGTGGCCGCACTGCGAGCAAAAAGGCATCTCGTCGGTCTCCAGTCCTGCTGCTAGGCCGGTGATGGTCGGTGGTGGTGAGGGTGGTGCCGTGCCGTGCACCCCTGCCCCGCGACGCGAACCCTGAAGCGTCACTGGAGGGTCAAGGTTGAGCCTCAACCTACCAGCGGGTCCGGTCGGAACGACACACCGCGCGGCGCGTCAGTCACGACACGCCGCGCGGTGGCGGTGAGCAGGTGGACCCGGTCGCGCCGGGTCCGAGGTGGTGCCGAGGTGGGTGCCGGGGCGAGCCGGCTCAGCCCTCGAGCGTGGCCTGGTAGGCGGCCGCGTCGAGCAGGTCGGAGGCGCCGCTGTCGTCGGCGACGATCTCGAAGAGCCAGCCCTCGCCGTACGGGTCGGTGTTGACCAGCTCGGGGGTGGCGTCGAGCGCCTCGTTGCGGGCCACGACCTCGCCGCCGAGCGGCGCGTAGACCTCGCTGACGGACTTGGTCGACTCCAGCTCGCCCACCACGGCGCCGGAGACGACGGTCTCGCCGACCTCGGGCAGCTGGACGAACACGATGTCACCGAGGGCGTCCTGGGCGAACTCCGTGATGCCGACGCGGACCGAGCCCGCGCTCTGACCGGGGTCGCGCAGCCACTCGTGCTCGGCGGTGTACTTCAGGTCTTCGGGATACACGCTGCTCCTCGTCATCGGCATGGGCGGTGAGTGGACCGGGAGACGTCGCCGCGGGGCTCGCCCCGCGAGCCCCGGGTCGTGCCCTCCCCGGCACGCCTGGCCGGAACCCTACTGCCCGGGGACCGGCTCGGCGTAGCGGGGAGCGGTGGCGCTGCGGGTGACGGTGACCTCGACGCGGTCGAGCTTCTCGACGTCGACCGTGCCGCCCTCGTCCTCGACGTCCTCGATGAAGCCGCCGGAGAAGCTCAGCGCGCCGGACAGGGTGTCGGGGTTGCCGATCGCCTCGATGACGTACGGCGAGCGCAGCAGCACCCCGTCGACGCGGATGCCGCGGGTCGCGTCGTCCTCGAACGACGTCTGGGCGATGACGCGCACCTGGCCGTTGACCTGCATCGCCTCGACGCCGGCGTTGCGGAGCTCCTCGATGCCGTCCAGCATGCTGTTGAGGCCGAGCTGGTCGCGCGGGTCGGAGAAGGTGATGCGGACGCCGGGCCCGCTCGCGGGGACGGTGCCGGCGAGCACGCCGAGGGTGTCGAGCTCGGTGCGGGCCTGCTCCAGGGCGGTGCTGCGCCGCTCGGTGCTGTCGTTG
This genomic interval from Nocardioides scoriae contains the following:
- a CDS encoding DMT family transporter, translating into MIVAVLLLLVAIATEVGATAALPRTQGFHHPGWTAIVLAGYAVSIWLLAIVVRHIPVSVTYAIWAGLGTAAIAVVGVVVLGESWDLTKVTALGLIISGVVLLNLQGAH
- a CDS encoding FHA domain-containing protein, whose product is MPFCSQCGHDNPATARFCSQCGTPLAAAAPQSGAPAGGEVPASDSTATITFGGLAKPVDDERASLAPADAAAVDALPAGSALLVVQRGPGAGSRYLLDTDLSTVGRHPESDIFLDDITVSRRHVEFRRTPEGFRVHDVGSLNGTYLNGDRVDEVVLQNGDEVRIGKFRLSFFASDAQVG
- the gcvH gene encoding glycine cleavage system protein GcvH, which encodes MYPEDLKYTAEHEWLRDPGQSAGSVRVGITEFAQDALGDIVFVQLPEVGETVVSGAVVGELESTKSVSEVYAPLGGEVVARNEALDATPELVNTDPYGEGWLFEIVADDSGASDLLDAAAYQATLEG
- the ftsR gene encoding transcriptional regulator FtsR translates to MRQAARITIGQAVADLKAEFPDVDIKESKIRHLENEGLVEPERTPSGYRKYSTDDMEKLRYIIRAQREHYLPLKVIKEHLEALDRGLEPPATSGSPSIPTSLLANPAPGVESLLSGHSDVRISRRELVKTADITEELLDQLETYGLVRPRTGSKHYDADALVIAKVAGELSAFGLEPRHLRAFKTAADREIGLMEQVVSPMRHGREAGAEGRAAQAIDELAVLSVRLHAALVKAGLRTIR
- a CDS encoding DUF881 domain-containing protein; the encoded protein is MPDEPDRPDQPDAPVEPAPDTGLARLRRSLRTPSRGQAVAGVLVGVLGFAAVTQVRLAGQDDTYAGLREAELVQALNGLQSASRRAERDIATLEATRARLNDSTERRSTALEQARTELDTLGVLAGTVPASGPGVRITFSDPRDQLGLNSMLDGIEELRNAGVEAMQVNGQVRVIAQTSFEDDATRGIRVDGVLLRSPYVIEAIGNPDTLSGALSFSGGFIEDVEDEGGTVDVEKLDRVEVTVTRSATAPRYAEPVPGQ